The following coding sequences lie in one Bordetella genomosp. 9 genomic window:
- the ltaE gene encoding low-specificity L-threonine aldolase — MIDLRSDTVTRPTAAMRAAMAQAEVGDDVMGDDPSVQALQAEAAARAGKEAGLFFPSGTQSNLAAIMAHCGRGDEYLAGQLAHTYKYEGGGAAVLGSVQPQPIEHAADGSLPLEKIRAAIKPKGDPHFARTRLLALENTFHGQVIPQDYIEQAATLAREHGLSVHLDGARVFNAAVASMRDVAALCAPFDSVSICFSKGLGAPVGSVLVGSRELIATATRWRKVLGGGMRQAGVLAAACRYALEHHVDRLAQDHANAERLAQGLRGIDGVTVLRQSTNMVFVEIAPRHCEALTRHAASNGVLFSAVYGGPTRLVTHLDVSEADIGKVIRVVQDYFRAA; from the coding sequence ATGATCGATTTACGCAGCGATACCGTCACCCGGCCAACGGCCGCCATGCGCGCCGCGATGGCCCAGGCGGAAGTCGGCGACGATGTCATGGGGGACGATCCCAGCGTGCAGGCCCTGCAGGCCGAGGCCGCCGCGCGGGCGGGCAAGGAGGCGGGCCTGTTCTTCCCGTCCGGCACCCAAAGCAATCTGGCGGCCATCATGGCGCATTGCGGCCGCGGCGACGAGTATCTGGCCGGCCAGCTCGCCCATACCTACAAGTACGAAGGCGGCGGCGCCGCGGTATTGGGCAGCGTCCAGCCGCAACCCATCGAGCATGCCGCCGACGGCAGCCTGCCGCTGGAAAAGATCCGCGCGGCGATCAAACCGAAGGGGGATCCGCATTTCGCGCGCACCCGGCTGCTTGCCCTGGAAAACACCTTTCATGGCCAGGTCATTCCGCAGGACTACATCGAGCAGGCCGCGACGCTCGCCCGCGAGCACGGCCTGTCCGTGCACCTGGACGGCGCGCGCGTTTTCAACGCGGCCGTCGCCTCGATGCGCGATGTGGCGGCCCTGTGCGCGCCCTTCGATTCGGTTTCCATCTGTTTTTCGAAGGGGCTGGGCGCGCCTGTCGGCTCCGTACTGGTCGGCAGCCGCGAGCTGATCGCCACGGCCACGAGGTGGCGCAAGGTGCTGGGCGGCGGCATGCGGCAGGCGGGCGTTCTGGCGGCTGCCTGCCGTTATGCGCTGGAGCATCATGTGGACCGCCTGGCACAGGACCACGCCAATGCGGAACGGCTGGCGCAGGGGCTGCGCGGCATCGACGGCGTGACGGTGCTGCGGCAGTCCACGAATATGGTGTTCGTCGAAATCGCGCCGCGTCATTGCGAGGCCTTGACACGCCACGCCGCCAGCAACGGCGTCCTGTTCAGCGCGGTCTATGGCGGCCCGACCCGCCTGGTGACCCACCTTGACGTCTCGGAAGCGGACATCGGCAAGGTGATCCGCGTCGTACAGGACTACTTCCGCGCGGCTTGA
- a CDS encoding DMT family transporter — translation MESRRGAVDGGAWILMAVTVMMWAGSWIAMKMVVPYIGPFDFVVLRYVSGGAVLLAVALAMRRPLAMPSWRTTILVGLTQTAAFQGLVQTALVHGGVAKISLMAYTMPFWVVLFSWMLLGEKPSPRHWAGIAMAGLGLLCVVEPWHRLGDSRSVLLALGSGLCWGLGTVLAKKGFNRHTPDIVAFTGWQMLLGGAAMIPVALAVPQIPTVWNWQLALGMLYIVLAASAAGWLLWLIVVRRVPASVAGLSSLATPVIAALLAWLLFGERPGAVEAFGMILILCGLAIVARATGRPRHATT, via the coding sequence ATGGAAAGCCGAAGGGGCGCCGTCGATGGCGGCGCATGGATCCTGATGGCCGTCACCGTGATGATGTGGGCGGGCAGCTGGATCGCGATGAAGATGGTGGTGCCGTACATCGGCCCCTTCGATTTTGTCGTGTTGCGCTACGTCTCGGGAGGCGCCGTTTTGCTGGCCGTGGCGCTGGCGATGCGGCGGCCGCTGGCCATGCCTTCCTGGCGCACGACCATCCTTGTGGGTTTGACGCAGACCGCCGCCTTCCAGGGCCTGGTGCAGACCGCGCTGGTGCATGGCGGCGTCGCCAAGATTTCCCTCATGGCCTACACCATGCCGTTCTGGGTGGTGCTGTTCAGCTGGATGTTGCTCGGTGAAAAGCCGTCGCCGCGCCATTGGGCCGGCATTGCAATGGCCGGGCTCGGCTTGCTATGCGTGGTCGAGCCTTGGCACAGGCTCGGGGATAGCCGGAGCGTGTTGCTGGCGCTGGGCAGCGGGCTGTGCTGGGGCCTGGGCACCGTCCTGGCGAAAAAGGGATTCAATCGCCACACGCCCGACATCGTCGCCTTTACCGGCTGGCAGATGCTCCTGGGCGGCGCCGCCATGATCCCCGTTGCGCTGGCGGTGCCGCAAATCCCGACGGTGTGGAACTGGCAGCTCGCCCTGGGCATGCTTTACATCGTGCTGGCCGCGTCGGCCGCGGGGTGGCTGCTGTGGCTCATCGTCGTGCGGCGGGTGCCCGCGTCCGTCGCCGGCTTGTCCAGCCTTGCCACGCCGGTCATTGCCGCATTGCTGGCCTGGTTGCTTTTCGGCGAACGCCCTGGCGCGGTCGAGGCGTTCGGCATGATCCTGATTCTGTGCGGACTGGCCATCGTCGCGCGCGCGACGGGGCGGCCGCGGCACGCCACCACATGA
- the acs gene encoding acetate--CoA ligase — translation MPNAIESVLVENRVFPPPPSASEGAAIPSMDAYKKLCLEAEQDADGFWGRHARENLVWTKPFTQVLDDSNPPFYRWFADGELNVSANCLDKHVENGNGGKVAIIFESDDGKVDKITYAQLLTRVCRFANGLKSLGYKKGDRAIIYMPMSIEAVVAMQACARLGVTHSVVFGGFSAKSLQERIVDVGASLVITADEQVRGGKVIPLKPAVEEAFGMGGCDAVRQVIVYRRTGGKVDWHAERDLWMHEVADNQPDTCEPVPVEAEHPLFILYTSGSTGKPKGVQHASAGYLLWSLLTVKWTFDARPQDVYWCTADVGWVTGHSYIVYGPLSAGLTQIVFEGVPTYPNAGRFWDMIARHKVTTFYTAPTAIRSLIKAADANPDTHPTRYDLSSLRILGSVGEPINPEAWMWYHKNVGQERCPIVDTWWQTETGGHMITPLPGATPTKPGSCTLPLPGIAAAIVDETGADVDQGNGGFLVIKKPWPAMIRNIWGDPERFKKSYFPSELRGYYLAGDGAQRDADGYFWIMGRIDDVLNVSGHRLGTMEVESALVAHPMVAEAAVVGRPDDTTGEAVVAFVVLKRTRPEGDEAAEVARQLREWVAKEIGPIAKPKDIRFGDNLPKTRSGKIMRRLLRVVAKGEEITQDVSTLENPQILEQLAKSV, via the coding sequence ATGCCCAACGCCATCGAATCCGTGCTGGTTGAAAACCGCGTTTTCCCGCCGCCGCCCAGCGCGTCGGAAGGGGCGGCCATCCCGAGCATGGACGCCTATAAAAAGCTTTGCCTGGAGGCCGAGCAGGACGCCGACGGCTTCTGGGGCCGCCATGCGCGTGAAAACCTGGTGTGGACCAAGCCGTTCACGCAAGTCCTTGACGACAGCAACCCGCCGTTCTACCGCTGGTTCGCGGACGGCGAACTCAATGTGTCGGCGAACTGCCTGGACAAGCACGTGGAGAACGGCAATGGCGGGAAGGTCGCCATCATTTTCGAAAGCGACGACGGCAAGGTGGACAAGATCACCTATGCGCAATTGCTGACGCGCGTGTGCCGGTTCGCCAATGGCCTGAAATCGCTGGGCTACAAGAAAGGCGATCGGGCGATCATCTACATGCCGATGTCCATCGAGGCCGTCGTGGCGATGCAGGCCTGCGCGCGGCTGGGCGTCACGCATTCGGTGGTGTTCGGCGGGTTCTCCGCCAAGAGCCTGCAGGAGCGCATTGTCGATGTCGGCGCGTCGCTGGTCATCACGGCCGACGAGCAGGTGCGCGGCGGCAAGGTGATCCCGCTCAAGCCGGCGGTCGAGGAAGCCTTCGGCATGGGAGGCTGCGACGCGGTGCGCCAGGTCATTGTCTATCGACGTACCGGCGGCAAGGTCGACTGGCACGCCGAGCGCGACCTGTGGATGCACGAGGTCGCCGACAACCAGCCCGATACCTGCGAGCCCGTTCCGGTCGAGGCCGAGCATCCGCTGTTCATCCTGTACACGTCCGGCTCCACCGGCAAACCCAAAGGCGTGCAGCACGCTTCGGCGGGTTATCTGCTGTGGTCGCTGCTGACGGTGAAGTGGACCTTCGACGCGCGCCCGCAGGACGTCTATTGGTGCACGGCGGACGTGGGCTGGGTCACCGGGCATTCCTATATCGTCTATGGGCCGCTGTCGGCCGGCTTGACGCAAATCGTTTTCGAAGGCGTGCCCACGTATCCCAATGCCGGCCGGTTCTGGGACATGATCGCGCGCCACAAGGTCACGACCTTCTACACGGCGCCCACCGCGATCCGCTCGCTGATCAAGGCCGCGGACGCCAATCCCGATACCCATCCGACGCGCTACGACCTGAGCAGCCTGCGCATCCTGGGCTCGGTCGGCGAACCGATCAATCCAGAGGCCTGGATGTGGTACCACAAGAATGTCGGGCAGGAACGCTGCCCCATCGTGGACACCTGGTGGCAGACGGAGACCGGCGGCCACATGATTACGCCGCTGCCTGGCGCCACGCCGACGAAGCCCGGTTCCTGCACGCTGCCCTTGCCTGGGATCGCCGCGGCCATCGTCGATGAAACCGGCGCCGATGTCGACCAGGGCAACGGCGGATTCCTCGTCATCAAGAAGCCCTGGCCAGCCATGATCCGCAATATCTGGGGCGATCCGGAACGCTTCAAGAAAAGCTATTTCCCATCCGAGCTGCGCGGCTACTACCTGGCCGGCGACGGCGCCCAGCGCGATGCGGACGGCTATTTCTGGATCATGGGCCGTATCGACGACGTGCTGAACGTGTCTGGCCACCGGCTCGGCACGATGGAAGTGGAGTCGGCGCTGGTGGCGCATCCGATGGTGGCGGAAGCCGCCGTCGTGGGCCGTCCCGACGACACGACAGGCGAAGCGGTGGTGGCCTTCGTCGTGCTGAAACGGACGCGTCCGGAAGGCGACGAAGCGGCGGAAGTCGCGCGGCAATTGCGGGAGTGGGTGGCCAAGGAAATCGGCCCGATCGCCAAGCCGAAGGACATCCGGTTCGGCGACAACCTGCCCAAGACCCGTTCCGGAAAGATCATGCGCCGCCTGCTGCGCGTCGTGGCCAAGGGCGAGGAAATCACCCAGGACGTCTCCACCTTGGAGAATCCGCAGATCCTGGAGCAGCTCGCCAAGTCCGTGTAA
- a CDS encoding 4-hydroxyproline epimerase: protein MTSHTFFCVDGHTCGNPVRVVAGGAPALQGANMVEKRAHFLREYDWIRTGLMFEPRGHDMMSGAILYPPTRPDCDIAFLFIETSGCLPMCGHGTIGTVTMALERGLVTPREPGVLRIDTPAGVVEARYEQEGGYVNSVRITNVPSFLYASGLEAEVEGLGLVTADVAYGGNFYAIVSPQRAFAGLEHVQPSDLLRWSPRLRQAFGAKYEFVHPENPAIKGLSHVLWTGSARHPDAHARNAVFYGDKAIDRSPCGTGTSARMAQLAAQGKLDVGDTFVHESIIGTLFRGRVEARTRVGELDAIIPSIEGWARMTGLNTIFIDDRDPLKHGFQLKDTV from the coding sequence ATGACTTCGCATACTTTCTTTTGCGTGGACGGCCACACTTGCGGCAATCCCGTGCGCGTAGTGGCTGGCGGCGCGCCCGCGCTCCAAGGCGCCAATATGGTGGAAAAGCGGGCGCACTTCCTGCGCGAGTACGACTGGATCCGAACCGGCCTGATGTTCGAGCCCCGCGGCCACGACATGATGTCCGGGGCGATCCTGTACCCGCCGACGCGCCCCGATTGCGATATCGCGTTTCTTTTCATCGAAACGTCGGGCTGCCTGCCGATGTGCGGGCACGGCACCATCGGCACGGTGACGATGGCCCTGGAACGCGGCCTGGTGACGCCGCGCGAGCCCGGGGTGCTGCGCATCGATACGCCGGCGGGCGTGGTCGAGGCGCGCTACGAGCAGGAGGGCGGCTACGTCAACAGCGTGCGCATCACCAATGTTCCGTCCTTTTTGTACGCGTCCGGCCTGGAAGCCGAGGTGGAAGGGCTGGGACTGGTGACGGCCGACGTGGCCTACGGCGGCAACTTCTACGCCATCGTGTCGCCGCAGCGCGCCTTCGCCGGCCTGGAACACGTGCAGCCTTCGGATCTGCTGCGCTGGAGCCCGCGGCTGCGGCAGGCCTTCGGCGCGAAGTACGAATTCGTCCATCCCGAAAACCCGGCCATCAAGGGCCTGTCGCACGTGCTGTGGACCGGCTCGGCCCGGCATCCCGATGCGCACGCGCGCAATGCCGTGTTCTATGGCGACAAGGCAATCGACCGATCGCCCTGCGGCACCGGCACGTCCGCGCGCATGGCGCAATTGGCGGCGCAGGGCAAGCTGGACGTGGGCGATACCTTCGTGCATGAAAGCATTATCGGCACGCTGTTCCGCGGCCGCGTCGAGGCCCGCACCCGGGTCGGCGAGCTGGACGCCATCATCCCTTCGATCGAAGGATGGGCGCGCATGACGGGCTTGAACACCATCTTCATCGATGATCGCGATCCCCTGAAGCACGGATTCCAGCTGAAGGACACGGTATAG
- a CDS encoding MFS transporter — protein MTPGRPPSPRDPRGAAPSMAAQAASTPAASLAGSLNPGVTRREVWSWAMYDFANSGYTTVILTTVFSAYFVGVVGGGAHWATLAWTCALSVSYLATMLTMPALGARADARAAKRKLLFASTVGCILATLTLSQAGPGDVWLALAGIAVSNYFYCIGESSVASFLPELARPQALGRVSGWGWSFGYCGGMLSLGLSLLIVSQAQSRGETAAQFVPWVVVATCVVFALSALPSFLWLRERAAPRGRAGVTPDMLGQLKRAWRDTGRHHRQFRRLLICVACYQAGIAVVITLAAVYAEQAMGFQMAQIMLLVFVVNIAAAAGAFLFGYLQDRIGHKRALAMTLCGWIAMVLIAYAAVTVGVFWIAAGLAGLCMGTSQSAGRAMVGALAPRKRLAEFFALWTFAVQLAAVVGPLTYGLVTWLTHGNHRLAILVTGLFFIGGLALLTRVDMARGADERIAGEGASEPGGGAPAGIRT, from the coding sequence ATGACGCCGGGGCGGCCGCCATCGCCGCGTGATCCGCGGGGCGCCGCTCCATCCATGGCGGCGCAGGCGGCATCCACGCCCGCGGCCTCGCTGGCCGGCAGTCTGAACCCCGGCGTGACGCGCCGGGAGGTATGGTCCTGGGCGATGTACGACTTTGCCAACTCGGGCTATACCACGGTTATTCTGACCACGGTGTTCAGCGCCTACTTCGTGGGCGTGGTGGGCGGCGGCGCACATTGGGCGACACTGGCCTGGACCTGTGCGCTTTCGGTTTCCTACCTGGCGACCATGCTGACCATGCCGGCGCTGGGCGCGCGCGCCGACGCACGGGCGGCCAAACGCAAGCTGCTGTTCGCCAGCACGGTCGGGTGCATTCTGGCGACGCTCACGCTGTCGCAGGCCGGGCCCGGCGATGTGTGGCTGGCGCTTGCCGGCATCGCGGTGTCCAACTACTTCTATTGCATCGGCGAGTCGTCCGTGGCGTCCTTCCTGCCGGAACTCGCCCGCCCGCAGGCGCTGGGCCGCGTATCGGGCTGGGGCTGGAGCTTCGGTTACTGCGGCGGCATGCTAAGCCTGGGACTGTCGCTGCTGATCGTGTCGCAGGCGCAGTCGCGCGGCGAAACGGCCGCGCAGTTCGTGCCCTGGGTCGTGGTGGCCACCTGCGTCGTCTTTGCACTGTCGGCGCTGCCTTCCTTCCTGTGGCTGCGCGAACGCGCGGCGCCCCGCGGGCGGGCCGGCGTCACGCCCGATATGCTGGGGCAGCTGAAGCGCGCCTGGCGCGATACGGGCCGGCATCATCGCCAGTTCCGGCGCTTGCTGATATGCGTGGCATGCTATCAAGCCGGCATCGCTGTCGTGATTACGCTGGCGGCCGTGTACGCCGAGCAGGCCATGGGTTTCCAGATGGCGCAGATCATGCTGCTGGTGTTCGTGGTGAACATCGCGGCGGCGGCCGGCGCCTTCCTGTTCGGGTATCTGCAGGACCGTATCGGGCACAAGCGGGCGCTGGCCATGACCCTGTGCGGCTGGATCGCCATGGTGCTGATCGCCTATGCCGCGGTGACGGTCGGCGTGTTCTGGATCGCTGCCGGACTGGCGGGCCTGTGCATGGGCACCAGCCAGAGCGCGGGCCGGGCCATGGTGGGGGCGCTGGCGCCGCGCAAGCGGCTGGCGGAATTTTTCGCGCTGTGGACCTTCGCCGTGCAGCTGGCGGCCGTGGTGGGGCCGCTGACATACGGCCTGGTGACCTGGCTGACGCATGGCAACCACCGCCTGGCCATTCTCGTGACCGGCCTGTTCTTCATCGGCGGGCTGGCGCTGCTGACGCGGGTCGACATGGCGCGCGGCGCGGACGAGCGCATCGCGGGGGAAGGCGCTTCCGAGCCCGGCGGCGGCGCGCCAGCGGGCATCCGGACCTGA
- a CDS encoding GlcG/HbpS family heme-binding protein yields MKQKSVLTAEDVKKILAAAEAHAVKNKWAVTIAVADDGGHLLGMLRLDGAAPVSAHIAPAKAQTAALGRRESRVYEEIINNGRHAFLSAPTLTGMLEGGVPIVVDGEVIGAVGVSGVKSTEDAETARAGIAALGL; encoded by the coding sequence ATGAAGCAGAAGTCCGTCCTTACCGCCGAAGACGTCAAGAAGATCCTGGCGGCCGCCGAAGCCCATGCCGTGAAAAACAAGTGGGCGGTGACGATCGCCGTGGCCGACGATGGCGGGCATCTGCTCGGCATGCTGCGCCTGGACGGCGCGGCGCCGGTCAGCGCGCACATCGCCCCGGCCAAGGCGCAGACCGCCGCTCTGGGCCGGCGCGAATCGCGCGTGTACGAGGAAATCATCAACAACGGCCGCCATGCGTTCCTGTCAGCGCCGACCCTGACGGGCATGCTGGAAGGCGGCGTGCCCATCGTCGTCGATGGCGAGGTGATAGGCGCGGTGGGCGTTTCCGGCGTGAAGTCCACCGAAGACGCCGAAACCGCGCGGGCGGGCATCGCGGCACTGGGCCTATGA
- a CDS encoding propionate--CoA ligase, translated as MHKTRVFHDSSIQHPETFWRRESGRIHWETPPEQILDYSRPPFARWFVGGRTNLCFNAVDRWLPQQADRQALIWVSTEVDQERIYTHAELFDEVNAAAAMLREHGVGQGDRVLIYMPMVPEAVFAILACARLGAIHSVVFGGFASHNLAQRIDDARPKVIVSADAGSRAGRVVPYKPLLDKALAMSQAQPDAVILLDRGLAGVERGPRDHDYAALRQRHFGARVPVAWVESGDPSYILYTSGTTGKPKGVQRDTGGYAVALAASMEYIFDGKPGETFFCTSDIGWVVGHSYIVYGPLIGGQTTVLYEGTPIRPDGAILWKLIERFRVNTLFSAPTAVRVLKRQAPELLRRHDLSSLRAVYLAGEPLDEPTASWISEGLCKPIIDNYWQTESGWPILSAQPGVERVPTRFGSPSFPCYGFDVRVVSEATGEDLPPGNKGVVAIVPPLPPGAMSTIWGDDERFVRTYFESIPGRQVYSTFDWGMVDEDGYWTILGRTDDVINVAGHRLGTREIEESLSAHPKVAECAVVGVADPVKGQVAQAFAVLKEPCAPGDAAALEGDMMRVVEDRLGAIARPARVRFVAALPKTRSGKVLRRAIVAVCEGRDPGDLPTIEDPSALEQIKESLT; from the coding sequence ATGCACAAAACCCGGGTTTTCCATGACTCGTCCATTCAACATCCTGAAACATTTTGGCGCCGGGAATCCGGGCGGATCCATTGGGAGACGCCGCCAGAGCAGATCCTCGATTACAGCCGGCCGCCTTTCGCGCGCTGGTTTGTCGGCGGGCGAACCAACCTGTGTTTCAACGCGGTGGACCGCTGGCTCCCCCAACAGGCCGATAGACAGGCGCTGATCTGGGTATCCACCGAGGTCGATCAGGAGCGGATATATACGCACGCGGAGCTTTTCGATGAGGTCAATGCGGCGGCCGCCATGCTGCGCGAGCATGGCGTCGGCCAGGGCGACCGTGTCCTCATCTACATGCCAATGGTTCCGGAGGCGGTCTTCGCCATCCTGGCGTGCGCGAGGCTGGGCGCGATCCACTCGGTGGTATTCGGCGGATTTGCCTCGCACAACCTGGCGCAGCGCATCGATGACGCGCGGCCCAAGGTCATCGTTTCCGCCGATGCGGGCTCGCGCGCAGGCCGCGTGGTGCCGTACAAGCCGCTGCTGGACAAGGCGCTGGCCATGAGCCAGGCCCAGCCCGACGCGGTCATCCTGCTGGATCGCGGCCTTGCGGGCGTGGAGCGCGGCCCGCGCGACCACGACTACGCGGCCCTGCGGCAACGGCATTTCGGTGCGCGGGTGCCCGTGGCATGGGTGGAGTCCGGCGATCCCAGCTACATCCTCTATACGTCCGGGACGACGGGGAAACCCAAGGGCGTGCAGCGGGACACGGGCGGCTATGCCGTGGCGCTGGCCGCGTCGATGGAATACATCTTCGACGGCAAGCCCGGCGAGACTTTTTTCTGCACCAGCGACATCGGCTGGGTCGTGGGACATTCCTATATTGTCTATGGGCCGCTCATCGGCGGGCAGACCACGGTGCTGTACGAGGGCACGCCGATCCGGCCCGACGGCGCGATCCTCTGGAAGCTGATCGAGCGCTTCCGGGTCAACACACTGTTTTCCGCGCCCACCGCGGTACGCGTCCTCAAGCGTCAGGCGCCGGAACTCCTGCGCCGGCACGATCTGTCGTCGCTGCGGGCGGTGTACCTGGCGGGCGAACCGCTGGACGAGCCCACCGCCTCGTGGATCTCCGAGGGCCTGTGCAAGCCGATCATCGACAACTACTGGCAGACCGAAAGCGGCTGGCCCATCCTGTCGGCGCAGCCCGGCGTGGAACGGGTGCCGACGCGGTTCGGCAGCCCTTCGTTTCCCTGCTATGGGTTCGACGTGCGCGTCGTCAGCGAGGCAACCGGCGAAGACCTGCCGCCCGGCAACAAGGGCGTCGTGGCGATCGTCCCGCCGCTGCCGCCCGGCGCCATGTCGACGATCTGGGGCGATGACGAGCGCTTCGTCCGCACCTATTTCGAATCCATACCGGGCCGCCAGGTGTATTCGACTTTCGACTGGGGCATGGTCGACGAGGACGGGTACTGGACCATCCTGGGCCGCACCGACGACGTCATCAACGTGGCCGGGCATCGCCTCGGCACACGGGAGATCGAGGAATCGCTCAGCGCTCATCCCAAGGTGGCCGAATGCGCGGTGGTGGGGGTGGCCGATCCCGTCAAGGGACAGGTGGCGCAGGCATTCGCGGTATTGAAGGAGCCCTGCGCGCCCGGGGATGCCGCGGCGCTGGAAGGCGATATGATGCGCGTGGTCGAAGACCGGCTGGGCGCGATCGCGCGGCCCGCGCGTGTCCGCTTCGTTGCCGCCTTGCCCAAGACGCGTTCCGGCAAGGTCCTCAGGCGGGCCATCGTCGCGGTATGCGAAGGTCGGGACCCGGGCGACCTGCCGACCATCGAAGATCCCAGCGCATTGGAACAAATCAAGGAATCCCTGACATGA
- a CDS encoding C40 family peptidase: protein MHRYDNREHPLHRFLTRQGRLLRFGLVMAGLAILAGCANTTPPRDTAYTGFDQEGYESAWAINNDDPIGMLLAQKLRRGGRTASYPKAPAGDNTLLAGEALNYLGIRYRYGGDSPDTGFDCSGLVGYVAEQSLGLKLPRNAADMSRLGTPIARDDLQVGDLVFFNTMGRRFSHVGIYLGEDRFVHSPSAGGVVRIERMDMAYWSKRYNGARRIDTTLVASARVQN, encoded by the coding sequence ATGCACCGATACGACAACCGCGAACATCCCCTCCATCGATTCCTGACGCGCCAAGGGCGCCTTCTCCGTTTCGGCCTTGTCATGGCCGGCCTGGCCATACTCGCCGGCTGCGCCAATACCACCCCTCCCCGCGATACCGCCTACACCGGCTTCGACCAGGAAGGCTACGAATCGGCCTGGGCCATCAATAACGACGATCCCATCGGCATGCTGCTCGCGCAAAAGCTGCGGCGCGGCGGCCGTACGGCAAGCTATCCCAAAGCGCCGGCCGGGGACAATACCCTGCTGGCCGGCGAAGCATTGAACTATCTGGGCATCCGCTACCGTTATGGCGGCGACTCCCCCGATACCGGTTTCGATTGCAGCGGCCTGGTCGGCTATGTCGCGGAACAATCCCTGGGCCTGAAACTGCCCCGCAATGCCGCGGACATGTCGCGGCTGGGGACCCCCATCGCCCGTGACGACCTTCAGGTCGGAGACCTGGTGTTCTTCAACACGATGGGACGCCGCTTCTCGCATGTAGGCATCTACCTCGGCGAAGACCGCTTCGTCCATTCGCCCAGCGCGGGCGGCGTCGTGCGCATCGAACGCATGGACATGGCGTACTGGAGCAAGCGCTACAACGGCGCACGCCGCATCGACACCACGCTGGTGGCCTCGGCCCGGGTGCAGAATTAG
- a CDS encoding DUF2325 domain-containing protein translates to MATALSAVVVGADRLGNIPDLLKGHNIAITHHISGRDPSHQKRGLQLPTGTQLVILLTDFLGHNVMKTFRQSAQRSGIRVVACRRSVCSMQQALAQCGLCGRGTA, encoded by the coding sequence ATGGCGACGGCACTGAGCGCAGTGGTAGTTGGAGCGGACCGGCTGGGGAATATTCCGGATCTGCTCAAAGGACACAATATCGCGATCACGCATCACATCAGCGGCCGCGATCCCTCGCACCAGAAGCGGGGTCTGCAGTTGCCGACCGGCACGCAGCTGGTGATTCTTCTGACGGATTTCCTGGGCCACAACGTCATGAAGACGTTCCGCCAGTCGGCGCAGCGATCGGGCATACGCGTGGTCGCCTGCCGGCGTTCCGTTTGCAGCATGCAGCAGGCGCTGGCGCAATGCGGTCTGTGTGGACGCGGGACGGCGTGA
- a CDS encoding CysB family HTH-type transcriptional regulator, whose translation MNLQQFRFVRETIRRDFNLTEAARMLYTSQPGVSKAIIEFEDELGVKIFERHGKRIKGLTKPGLAVSQVIDRIMREVDNLKKVSDEFARRDEGGLIIACTHTQARYLLPRVIPAFRRQFPKVHLSLAEGSPAQLAEMVLHEQADLAIATESLALTPGLATLPCYTWEHTVVVRPDHPLAELTSSEAKRLTLAQLAAYPIVTYDRAFTGRTTIDEVFASQNVHPDIVLEAIDADVIKTYVDVGLGIGIIAGVAYDPRRDSGLVGLPVGHLFGTHTTRVGIKAGVFLRDYVYTFIEMLAPALTRQVVAEAVQGTQE comes from the coding sequence ATGAATCTTCAACAGTTCCGCTTCGTCCGCGAAACCATACGCCGGGATTTCAACCTGACGGAAGCTGCACGGATGCTGTACACCTCGCAGCCCGGGGTGTCCAAGGCCATCATCGAGTTCGAGGACGAGCTCGGGGTGAAGATTTTCGAGCGGCACGGCAAGCGCATCAAAGGGCTGACCAAGCCGGGACTGGCGGTATCGCAGGTGATCGACCGCATCATGCGCGAGGTCGACAACCTGAAGAAGGTCAGCGACGAGTTCGCCCGCCGCGACGAAGGGGGATTGATCATCGCCTGCACGCACACGCAGGCGCGTTACCTGTTGCCCAGGGTCATCCCGGCATTCCGGCGCCAGTTTCCCAAGGTGCACCTGTCGCTGGCGGAAGGCAGTCCCGCCCAGCTGGCGGAAATGGTGTTGCACGAGCAGGCCGATCTGGCCATCGCCACCGAGTCCCTGGCCTTGACGCCAGGGTTGGCGACGCTGCCTTGCTACACCTGGGAGCACACCGTCGTGGTGCGGCCGGACCATCCGCTGGCGGAACTGACCTCCAGCGAGGCGAAGCGCCTGACACTTGCCCAATTGGCGGCGTACCCCATCGTGACCTATGACCGCGCGTTCACCGGCCGCACCACCATAGACGAGGTGTTCGCCTCGCAAAACGTGCATCCGGACATCGTGCTGGAGGCCATCGACGCGGACGTGATCAAGACGTATGTCGACGTGGGGCTGGGCATCGGCATCATCGCCGGGGTGGCATACGACCCGCGGCGCGACAGCGGTCTCGTCGGTCTGCCGGTGGGGCACTTGTTCGGTACGCATACGACGCGCGTCGGCATCAAGGCCGGCGTCTTCCTGCGCGACTACGTCTACACCTTCATTGAAATGCTGGCGCCGGCGTTGACCCGCCAGGTCGTGGCGGAAGCGGTGCAGGGAACGCAGGAGTAG